The Erythrobacter sp. JK5 genome includes a region encoding these proteins:
- a CDS encoding LacI family DNA-binding transcriptional regulator, which translates to MQEARERTRKSARLEDIAREAGVSISTVSRALNDSPAVKRRTKQEIWKIARAHDYDFRRTMPNGPIGAEATIAVIVPAPQARETRVADPFFLELLAGIAEAARERNADLLVSHLSPRSAEDIEYAMNTSRATGMIFIGQSSLHDAFNSLAARDNRFVVWGADFADAAYCTIGSDNLAGGRRATAHLARLGRRRILFLGDTEAPEADQRHRGYRLALEQAGLPYDERLTLPAHFDVHSAEVATRSAIDSGVDFDAIFAASDLIAIGAIRALAHSGRRVPEDVSVVGYDNIPASGLVTPRLTTIDQDANLAGRMLVAKLIDSKGGRGASQRLETSLLIRESCGG; encoded by the coding sequence ATGCAAGAAGCGCGCGAAAGAACCAGAAAGTCGGCCCGGCTCGAGGATATCGCCCGCGAAGCCGGCGTGTCGATCTCGACCGTCTCGCGCGCGCTCAATGACAGCCCGGCGGTCAAGCGCCGGACCAAGCAGGAAATCTGGAAGATCGCGCGGGCGCACGATTACGATTTCCGCCGCACGATGCCCAACGGGCCGATCGGGGCCGAAGCCACGATCGCGGTGATCGTCCCGGCGCCGCAAGCTCGCGAAACGCGGGTCGCCGACCCGTTCTTCCTCGAACTGCTCGCAGGGATCGCCGAGGCCGCGCGCGAACGCAATGCCGATCTGCTCGTCAGCCATCTCAGCCCGCGATCGGCGGAAGACATCGAATATGCGATGAACACGAGCCGCGCGACCGGGATGATCTTCATCGGCCAGAGCTCGCTGCACGATGCCTTCAACAGCCTCGCCGCGCGCGACAACCGCTTCGTCGTCTGGGGTGCGGACTTCGCCGATGCGGCCTATTGCACGATCGGTTCGGACAATCTCGCAGGCGGGCGACGGGCCACGGCGCACCTTGCGCGACTGGGGCGTCGGCGCATCCTGTTCCTCGGCGATACCGAAGCGCCCGAAGCCGATCAGCGCCATCGCGGCTATCGGCTAGCGCTCGAACAGGCGGGCCTGCCCTATGACGAGCGGCTGACTCTGCCCGCACATTTCGACGTCCATTCGGCCGAGGTGGCGACCCGTTCGGCGATTGACAGCGGCGTCGATTTCGATGCGATCTTTGCCGCCAGCGACCTGATCGCGATCGGAGCGATCCGCGCGCTGGCCCACAGCGGGCGGCGGGTGCCCGAGGACGTGTCGGTGGTCGGTTACGACAATATCCCCGCGTCCGGCCTCGTGACCCCGCGCCTGACCACGATCGATCAGGACGCGAACCTGGCCGGGCGCATGCTCGTTGCCAAGCTGATCGACAGCAAGGGCGGGCGCGGCGCCTCGCAGCGGCTCGAAACCAGCCTGCTGATCCGCGAAAGCTGCGGCGGTTGA
- a CDS encoding alpha-glucosidase, with the protein MATSTQPEAFAASGAEWWRGAVIYQIYPRSFRDTNGDGVGDLKGIADSLDYIATLGVDGIWISPFFTSPMKDFGYDVSDYCGIDPSYGTFEDFDRIIERAHALGLKVIIDQVYSHTSDEHAWFQESRADRTNPKADWYVWADPKPDGSPPSNWQSVFGGSAWQWDGPRKQYYLHNFLTSQPDLNVHNPEVQEAVLDVMRFWLDRGVDGFRLDALNFSMHDPQLRDNPPSGAPMEQVTRPFDMQIKRYNQSHPDIPAFLERLRDVLDEYDGRFTVAEVGGPDPLAEMKAFTEGGKRLDSAYNFDFLYAPELTAERVRASLSHWDGTPGEGWPSWAFSNHDAPRSVSRWSDGEDRQRIARLSMLLLLSLRGNPIIYQGEELGLPQGFVAFEDLLDPEAIANWPHTLGRDGARTPMPWAAGAPQAGFSCANRTWLKVDRDHAALAIDRQIEDPSSVLSYTRQLLSQRRTLPALVDGASELLETPGEIVAFVRSAPQGDVLCAFNLGDSPVEWTPPAEFAEGRIAADAGEVGSGAAIPVVLDGRWGYWAADSRG; encoded by the coding sequence ATGGCGACCTCGACCCAACCTGAGGCGTTCGCGGCAAGCGGCGCGGAATGGTGGCGCGGCGCGGTGATCTACCAGATCTATCCGCGCAGCTTTCGCGACACCAACGGCGACGGCGTCGGCGACCTCAAAGGTATCGCCGACAGCCTCGATTATATCGCGACACTAGGCGTCGACGGGATCTGGATTTCGCCGTTCTTCACCTCGCCGATGAAAGATTTCGGCTACGACGTCTCGGATTATTGCGGAATCGATCCGAGCTACGGCACCTTCGAGGATTTCGACCGGATCATCGAGCGCGCACATGCGCTGGGGCTCAAGGTCATCATCGACCAGGTCTATTCGCACACGTCAGACGAACACGCGTGGTTTCAGGAAAGCCGCGCCGACCGCACCAACCCCAAAGCCGACTGGTACGTCTGGGCCGATCCCAAGCCCGACGGATCTCCGCCGTCGAACTGGCAATCGGTGTTTGGCGGTTCGGCATGGCAATGGGACGGGCCGCGCAAGCAGTACTACCTGCACAATTTTCTGACCAGCCAGCCCGATCTCAACGTGCACAACCCGGAGGTGCAGGAAGCGGTGCTGGACGTCATGCGCTTCTGGCTCGATCGCGGAGTCGACGGGTTCCGGCTCGATGCGCTCAACTTCTCGATGCACGATCCGCAGCTGCGCGACAATCCGCCCTCGGGCGCACCGATGGAGCAGGTTACCCGCCCGTTCGACATGCAGATCAAGCGGTACAACCAGTCGCACCCCGATATCCCGGCGTTTCTCGAGCGGTTGCGCGACGTGCTCGACGAATACGACGGCCGGTTCACCGTCGCGGAGGTTGGCGGGCCGGACCCGCTTGCGGAAATGAAGGCCTTTACCGAAGGCGGCAAACGGCTCGACAGCGCCTACAATTTCGACTTTCTATACGCTCCGGAACTGACCGCCGAGCGGGTGCGCGCGTCGCTTTCGCACTGGGACGGAACGCCCGGCGAAGGCTGGCCGAGCTGGGCGTTCTCCAACCACGATGCGCCGCGTTCGGTCTCGCGTTGGAGCGACGGCGAGGACCGGCAGCGGATCGCGCGGCTCAGCATGCTGTTGCTGCTGTCGCTGCGCGGCAACCCGATCATCTACCAGGGCGAGGAGCTCGGCCTGCCGCAGGGCTTCGTCGCGTTCGAGGATCTGCTCGATCCCGAGGCGATCGCGAACTGGCCGCACACGCTGGGTCGCGACGGGGCGCGCACGCCGATGCCGTGGGCCGCCGGGGCACCGCAGGCCGGGTTTTCCTGCGCCAACCGCACTTGGCTGAAGGTCGATCGCGACCATGCCGCGCTGGCGATCGACCGTCAGATCGAGGACCCCTCTTCGGTGCTGAGCTACACGCGCCAGCTGCTGTCGCAGCGGCGCACGCTCCCGGCCCTCGTCGATGGGGCGAGCGAGCTGCTCGAGACGCCGGGGGAAATCGTGGCCTTCGTCCGCTCCGCACCGCAGGGCGATGTGCTATGCGCGTTCAACCTCGGCGACAGTCCCGTGGAATGGACACCTCCCGCAGAATTCGCCGAAGGCCGGATCGCAGCGGATGCGGGCGAAGTGGGGAGCGGGGCGGCGATCCCGGTGGTGCTCGACGGACGCTGGGGCTACTGGGCGGCGGACAGCAGGGGCTGA
- a CDS encoding alpha-amylase family glycosyl hydrolase, whose translation MKRILLPILGAAWIMAGPGSAMTEPPSDVEAGAGDESDRQLSDEVIYFVLPDRFANGDTSNDLGGIAGDRLTHGFDPTHKGFYHGGDLAGLTEKLDYIEGMGVTAIWFAPVFKNKPVQGDPGQESAGYHGYWVTDFTSIDPHFGTNEEFEAFVEAAHARGMKVYMDIITNHTADVIGYAEGAQTGYTYRSKADFPYSRRGGPDGEPINEGFAGDDVATAENWARLTDATFAYTPVIAEAERNVKVPAWLNDPIYYHNRGNSAWVGESSVYGDFAGLDDLATEHPRVVDGMIEIFGDWIERTKVDGFRIDTAKHVNPEFWQKFVPAMMERAETAGIPDFRIFGEVYSEGPNSGFLAQFTRRDGFPAVLDFAFQSAVRGALARDASPAIVADMLAGDVNYEGGEEAALAMPIFLGNHDMGRFSTLVKADNPGISQEELLDRVLLGHAMMFTLRGSPVIYYGDEQGFVGDGNDQLARENMFPSLTEVYNDNDLIGTDATTADDNFDTLHPIYRTVAALAEARKSSPALRRGLTIVRGYDHEGPGLLALERHDPASGERVLVVFNTSGESISRNVEINYRAAGIAPLLGQCPADLAAPGVARIVLPAFGYAACVLEEGKQ comes from the coding sequence ATGAAACGAATCCTGCTACCGATTCTGGGGGCCGCGTGGATCATGGCCGGTCCTGGATCGGCGATGACCGAGCCGCCCAGCGATGTCGAGGCTGGCGCTGGCGACGAATCCGATCGCCAGCTGAGCGATGAGGTCATCTACTTCGTCCTGCCGGACCGGTTCGCCAACGGCGATACGTCGAACGACCTCGGCGGAATTGCGGGCGACCGACTGACCCACGGTTTCGACCCGACTCACAAGGGATTCTATCACGGCGGCGACCTCGCCGGACTGACCGAAAAGCTCGACTATATCGAGGGCATGGGTGTCACCGCGATCTGGTTCGCACCGGTGTTCAAGAATAAGCCCGTGCAGGGCGATCCGGGTCAGGAAAGCGCCGGCTACCACGGATATTGGGTCACCGATTTCACCAGCATCGATCCCCATTTCGGCACCAATGAGGAATTCGAAGCCTTCGTCGAAGCCGCCCATGCGCGCGGGATGAAGGTCTATATGGACATCATCACCAACCACACTGCCGACGTCATCGGATACGCGGAAGGTGCACAAACCGGCTATACCTATCGCAGCAAGGCCGACTTCCCCTATTCGCGGCGCGGCGGGCCGGACGGCGAGCCGATCAATGAAGGCTTCGCCGGGGACGACGTCGCCACGGCCGAAAACTGGGCGAGGCTGACCGACGCCACCTTTGCCTACACCCCGGTGATCGCCGAGGCCGAACGCAACGTGAAGGTCCCTGCCTGGCTCAACGATCCGATCTACTATCACAACCGCGGCAACTCGGCCTGGGTCGGCGAAAGCAGCGTCTATGGCGATTTCGCCGGGCTCGATGATCTTGCGACCGAACATCCGCGCGTCGTCGACGGCATGATCGAAATTTTCGGAGACTGGATCGAGCGCACCAAGGTCGACGGCTTCCGGATCGATACCGCCAAGCACGTCAATCCGGAGTTCTGGCAGAAGTTCGTGCCCGCCATGATGGAACGCGCGGAAACGGCCGGCATTCCGGACTTCCGCATCTTCGGAGAAGTCTACTCCGAAGGCCCGAACAGCGGATTCCTCGCGCAGTTCACCCGCCGCGACGGTTTCCCTGCGGTGCTCGACTTCGCGTTCCAGTCTGCGGTGCGCGGTGCGCTTGCGCGCGATGCCTCCCCGGCGATCGTGGCCGACATGCTGGCGGGCGACGTGAATTACGAAGGCGGCGAAGAAGCGGCCCTCGCCATGCCGATCTTTCTCGGCAATCACGACATGGGGCGGTTCTCGACTCTGGTGAAGGCCGACAATCCCGGCATTTCGCAGGAAGAACTGCTCGATCGCGTGCTGCTGGGCCATGCGATGATGTTCACGCTGCGCGGATCACCGGTGATCTATTACGGCGACGAACAGGGATTCGTCGGCGACGGCAACGATCAGCTGGCGCGCGAGAACATGTTCCCCAGCCTCACCGAAGTCTACAACGACAACGATCTGATCGGCACCGATGCGACCACCGCAGACGACAATTTCGACACGCTGCACCCGATCTACCGCACCGTCGCCGCGCTCGCCGAGGCACGCAAGTCGAGCCCGGCGCTGCGGCGCGGCCTCACGATCGTTCGCGGATACGATCACGAAGGCCCCGGTCTGCTCGCGCTCGAGCGTCACGATCCGGCGAGCGGTGAGCGGGTGCTGGTCGTTTTCAATACATCGGGCGAGAGCATCTCGCGCAACGTCGAGATCAACTATCGTGCAGCCGGAATCGCCCCGCTGCTCGGCCAGTGCCCTGCCGACCTTGCGGCGCCGGGAGTGGCCCGGATCGTCCTGCCCGCTTTCGGCTATGCCGCCTGCGTGCTCGAAGAGGGCAAACAGTAA